The following coding sequences lie in one Arachis ipaensis cultivar K30076 chromosome B03, Araip1.1, whole genome shotgun sequence genomic window:
- the LOC107634354 gene encoding ATP-dependent 6-phosphofructokinase 3-like codes for MGSSVNSKPKVIKGPAGYVLEDVPHFSDYIPELPTHSNPLQDNPAYSVVKQYFVHVDDSVPQKIIAHKDSPRGVHFRRAGPRQRVYYEADEVQAAIVTCGGLCPGLNTVIRELVCGLNNMYGVKKVMGINGGYKGFYAHNTIALTPKSVNDIHKRGGTVLGSSRGGHDTTKIVDSIQDRGINQVYIIGGDGTQRGASRIFEEVRRRGLKVAVVGIPKTIDNDIPVIDKSFGFDTAVEEAQRAINAAHVEAESIENGIGVVKLMGRYSGFIAMYATLASRDVDCCLIPESPFYLEGPGGLLEFVERRLKENGHMVVVIAEGAGQELVSESMQSMAKQDASGNKLLQDVGLWISHKIKDHFAKLKTMTINLKYIDPTYMIRAVPSNASDNVYCTLLAQSAVHGAMAGYTGFTCGLVNGRQTYIPFYRIIEGQNKVIITDRMWARLLSSTNQPSFIIHKPDIAEENKEEQPSESAK; via the exons ATGGGTTCGTCAGTGAATTCGAAACCGAAGGTGATCAAGGGCCCCGCTGGCTATGTTCTTGAGGATGTTCCTCATTTCTCAGATTACATCCCTGAGCTTCCT ACACATTCTAATCCTCTGCAAGACAATCCCGCTTACTCAGTTGTCAA GCAGTATTTCGTGCACGTCGATGACAGTGTTCCTCAGAAG ATAATTGCTCACAAAGATAGTCCAAGAGGGGTGCATTTTCGGCGTGCAGGACCCCGTCAAAGG GTGTATTACGAAGCAGATGAAGTTCAAGCTGCTATTGTGACATGTGGGGGTCTATGCCCTGGTCTCAACACCGTTATCAGGGAATTAGTATGCGGCTTAAACAACATGTATGGCGTCAAGAAAGTTATGGGAATCAAT GGAGGATACAAGGGTTTCTATGCACACAACACAATCGCACTGACTCCAAAAAGCGTGAATGACATCCACAAGCGTGGGGGAACCGTGCTTGGTTCATCAAGAGGAGGACATGACACCACTAAGATAGTTGACAGCATTCAAGATCGTGGAATCAATCAGGTCTATATCATTGGAGGAGATGGAACTCAGAGAGGTGCTAGCAGGATTTTTGAGGAGGTTAGAAGGCGTGGTCTCAAAGTTGCTGTTGTAGGAATCCCCAAAACCATAGATAATGACATCCCG GTTATTGATAAGTCATTCGGGTTTGACACAGCTGTTGAGGAGGCTCAACGTGCTATAAATGCAGCACATGTTGAAGCTGAGAGCATTGAGAATGGCATAGGTGTTGTCAAGCTCATGGGAAGATACAGTG GGTTTATTGCAATGTATGCTACTCTTGCGAGTCGAGATGTGGATTGTTGCTTAATTCCAGAGTCACCCTTTTACCTGGAAGGGCCAGGTGGATTGCTTGAATTTGTAGAGAGGAGACTCAAAGAAAACGGCCACATGGTTGTTGTCATTGCTGAAGGGGCAGGACAGGAGCTTGTTTCCGAGAGCATGCAATCGATGGCCAAGCAAGATGCTTCCGGAAACAAGCTTCTTCAAGATGTTGGCCTATGGATATCCCACAAGATTAAG GATCATTTTGCCAAACTGAAGACAATGACCATAAACCTCAAATATATAG ATCCAACGTATATGATCCGAGCTGTTCCAAGCAATGCTTCGGATAATGTCTACTGCACCCTTCTTGCTCAAAGTGCTGTTCATGGAGCAATGGCAGGTTATACTGGCTTTACATGTGGCCTTGTGAATGGAAGACAAACTTATATACCCTTTTAT AGAATCATTGAGGGACAGAACAAAGTAATAATAACTGATAGAATGTGGGCAAGACTTTTATCTTCAACAAACCAGCCTAGTTTTATAATACATAAGCCTGATATTGCTGAAGAGAATAAGGAAGAACAACCATCGGAATCGGCCAAATAA
- the LOC107630202 gene encoding mitochondrial-processing peptidase subunit alpha, giving the protein MYRNAASRLRALRARSISRLPATARFASSSSVATTKSSPLGGLFGWLTGGGSSSAPPLDFPLPGVTLPSPLPDHVAPGKTIITTLPNGIKLASETSASPAASIGLYVDCGSIYETPLTFGATHLLERMAFKSTRNRTHFRVVREVEAIGGIVQASASREQMGYTFDALKTHVPEMVELLVDCVRNPVFLDWEVNEQLLKVKAEVGEASKNPQDLLLEAIHSAGYSGALANPLLASESALNGLNGSVLEEFVAENYTAPRIVLAASGVEHEELLSIAEPLLSDLPNVPRPEEPKSVYTGGDYRCHTESGRTHFALAFELPGGWHKLKDAMVLTVLQMLLGGGGSFSAGGPGKGMYSRLYLRVLNEYPQVHSISAFNNIYNNTGIFGIQVTTGSDFVSKAIDITVNELLAVATSGQVDQIQLDRAKQATKSAILMNLESRMVVSEDIGRQVLTYGERKPVEDFLKAVDQVTLKDIASISQKLISSPLTMASYGDVIYVPNYESVSSKFRSK; this is encoded by the exons ATGTACAGGAACGCTGCTTCACGCCTTAGGGCCTTGAGG GCGCGTTCCATCAGCAGGCTACCTGCTACTGCTAGATTCGCAAGTTCGAGCTCCGTTGCCACAACAAAATCATCTCCGTTGGGTGGCTTGTTTGGGTGGCTCACCGGCGGCGGATCCAGCTCTGCTCCCCCTCTGGATTTCCCCCTTCCCGGAGTGACCCTCCCCTCTCCATTGCCCGATCACGTTGCCCCCGGTAAAACCATCATCACTACCCTCCCAAATGGAATCAAGCTTGCCTCCGAAACTTCCGCG AGTCCTGCAGCCTCAATTGGTTTGTATGTGGATTGTGGTTCAATCTATGAGACTCCTTTAACATTTGGGGCAACACATCTGCTAGAGCGAATGGCCTTCAAGAGCACTAGAAACAGGACTCACTTTCGGGTGGTTCGTGAGGTAGAGGCCATTGGTGGCATTGTGCAGGCCTCTGCTTCCAGGGAGCAGATGGGTTACACCTTTGATGCTCTCAAGACTCATGTTCCCGAAATGGTCGAGCTTCTTGTTGATTGTGTCAGGAACCCTGTCTTTCTTGACTGGGAGGTCAATGAGCAG CTTCTGAAAGTGAAGGCCGAGGTTGGTGAAGCTTCCAAAAATCCTCAAGACTTGCTTTTGGAAGCGATTCATTCTGCTGGATATTCTGGTGCCTTGGCGAATCCTCTTTTAGCTTCAGAATCGGCACTTAACGGACTAAATGGTTCAGTTCTGGAGGAATTTGTTGCC GAAAACTATACGGCACCTCGGATAGTACTTGCTGCTTCTGGTGTTGAGCATGAGGAATTGTTATCTATTGCAGAACCGCTTTTGTCTGACCTACCCAACGTCCCGCGTCCAGAGGAGCCCAAATCTGTATATACTGGTGGTGATTATAGATGCCACACTGAATCAGGA AGGACCCACTTTGCTCTTGCATTTGAACTTCCTGGTGGCTGGCATAAGTTGAAGGATGCTATGGTCTTAACTGTTCTTCAG ATGCTACTGGGAGGTGGTGGATCATTCTCTGCTGGCGGACCTGGTAAAGGAATGTATTCACGGCTAT ATCTCCGAGTTCTGAATGAATATCCACAAGTTCATTCTATTTCAGCATTcaacaatatttacaataacacAGGCATATTTGGTATCCAAGTTACAACA GGTTCGGATTTTGTATCAAAAGCCATCGATATAACAGTTAATGAGCTTCTTGCAGTTGCTACATCTGGACAGG TTGACCAGATACAGCTGGATCGTGCCAAACAGGCTACAAAATCTGCAATTTTGATGAACTTGGAATCAAGA ATGGTTGTTTCAGAAGATATAGGAAGACAAGTTCTGACATACGGTGAAAG GAAACCTGTCGAGGATTTCTTGAAAGCAGTGGACCAAGTAACGCTAAAAGATATTGCTTCAATTTCTCAAAAGCTCATTTCTTCCCCTCTTACAATGGCATCATATGGAGATG TTATTTATGTTCCAAACTATGAATCAGTGAGCAGCAAATTCCGTTCAAAATGA
- the LOC107630204 gene encoding NAC domain-containing protein 73-like isoform X1 → MNKMDLIDAKLQEEHQLCASSLKQCPACGHKFEGSSGKKAEWEWVGLPAGVKFDPTDQELIEHLEAKVEAKRSHPLIDEFIPTIEGEDGICYTHPEKLPGVTRDGLSRHFFHRPSRAYTTGTRKRRKILQNDEAEAERGETRWHKTGKTRAVMLKGKQKGCKKILVLYTNFGKNRKPQKTNWVMHQYHLGLHEEEKDGELVVSKIFYQTQPRQCSWSSSSSSSSITAVAPPVKTNNDTCPVLGFPPMEHFSSFIPLRKTLHNEQEVGIGGETCTPASHIPSSNPVGVFHHNTSIILDDLISARFMTPPPPPQFHQQHDNKVVGGTSASGLEELIMGCTSTSTTHNITKEASMSNTNPQEAEWLKYSSYWADPQPQPQPHLHGAWLFESQRK, encoded by the exons ATGAATAAGATGGATCTGATAGATGCGAAGCTGCAAGAAGAGCATCAATTGTGTGCATCATCGTTGAAACAGTGCCCCGCTTGTGGACATAAGTTTGAAGGCAGCAGCGGGAAGAAGGCGGAGTGGGAGTGGGTAGGTCTGCCAGCGGGAGTGAAGTTCGATCCAACAGACCAAGAACTGATAGAGCATCTAGAAGCAAAAGTAGAGGCAAAGAGATCGCACCCTTTGATCGATGAGTTCATTCCCACCATTGAAGGAGAAGATGGAATCTGTTACACCCATCCCGAGAAGCTCCCAGGTGTGACGAGGGATGGGTTGAGCAGACACTTCTTTCACAGGCCATCAAGGGCGTACACCACTGGAACACGGAAGAGAAGAAAGATTCTTCAAAACGATGAGGCGGAGGCCGAGAGAGGAGAGACACGGTGGCACAAGACCGGTAAGACAAGGGCCGTTATGCTCAAGGGAAAGCAGAAGGGGTGCAAGAAGATTCTGGTGTTGTACACCAACTTCGGCAAGAACAGGAAGCCCCAGAAGACCAACTGGGTCATGCATCAGTACCACCTCGGACTCCATGAAGAGGAGAAAGACGGGGAGCTCGTCGTCTCTAAGATTTTCTACCAAACTCAGCCGAGGCAATGCAgttggtcttcttcttcttcttcttcttcaattactGCTGTTGCTCCCCCTGTCAAAACTAATAATGACACCTGTCCCGTTCTTGGATTCCCTCCTATGGAACATTTCAGCAGCTTCATCCCTCTCAGAAAAACCCTCCATAATGAG CAGGAAGTTGGAATAGGAGGGGAAACTTGCACACCAGCGTCACATATTCCTTCATCAAATCCTGTTGGAGTCTTCCATCACAACACTTCCATCATCCTTGACGACCTTATCTCCGCTAGATTCAtgactcctcctcctcctcctcagttCCACCAG CAGCATGATAATAAAGTAGTAGGAGGAACCTCTGCTTCTGGTTTAGAGGAACTCATCATGGGCTGCACTTCAACTTCAACCACTCATAATATCACCAAA GAGGCATCAATGTCAAACACAAACCCACAAGAAGCTGAGTGGTTGAAGTACTCTTCTTATTGGGCTGACCCTCAGCCTCAGCCTCAGCCTCATCTTCATGG ggcGTGGCTTTTCGAGTCTCAACGGAAATAA
- the LOC107630204 gene encoding NAC domain-containing protein 73-like isoform X3: MNKMDLIDAKLQEEHQLCASSLKQCPACGHKFEGSSGKKAEWEWVGLPAGVKFDPTDQELIEHLEAKVEAKRSHPLIDEFIPTIEGEDGICYTHPEKLPGVTRDGLSRHFFHRPSRAYTTGTRKRRKILQNDEAEAERGETRWHKTGKTRAVMLKGKQKGCKKILVLYTNFGKNRKPQKTNWVMHQYHLGLHEEEKDGELVVSKIFYQTQPRQCSWSSSSSSSSITAVAPPVKTNNDTCPVLGFPPMEHFSSFIPLRKTLHNEQEVGIGGETCTPASHIPSSNPVGVFHHNTSIILDDLISARFMTPPPPPQFHQHDNKVVGGTSASGLEELIMGCTSTSTTHNITKEASMSNTNPQEAEWLKYSSYWADPQPQPQPHLHGAWLFESQRK; the protein is encoded by the exons ATGAATAAGATGGATCTGATAGATGCGAAGCTGCAAGAAGAGCATCAATTGTGTGCATCATCGTTGAAACAGTGCCCCGCTTGTGGACATAAGTTTGAAGGCAGCAGCGGGAAGAAGGCGGAGTGGGAGTGGGTAGGTCTGCCAGCGGGAGTGAAGTTCGATCCAACAGACCAAGAACTGATAGAGCATCTAGAAGCAAAAGTAGAGGCAAAGAGATCGCACCCTTTGATCGATGAGTTCATTCCCACCATTGAAGGAGAAGATGGAATCTGTTACACCCATCCCGAGAAGCTCCCAGGTGTGACGAGGGATGGGTTGAGCAGACACTTCTTTCACAGGCCATCAAGGGCGTACACCACTGGAACACGGAAGAGAAGAAAGATTCTTCAAAACGATGAGGCGGAGGCCGAGAGAGGAGAGACACGGTGGCACAAGACCGGTAAGACAAGGGCCGTTATGCTCAAGGGAAAGCAGAAGGGGTGCAAGAAGATTCTGGTGTTGTACACCAACTTCGGCAAGAACAGGAAGCCCCAGAAGACCAACTGGGTCATGCATCAGTACCACCTCGGACTCCATGAAGAGGAGAAAGACGGGGAGCTCGTCGTCTCTAAGATTTTCTACCAAACTCAGCCGAGGCAATGCAgttggtcttcttcttcttcttcttcttcaattactGCTGTTGCTCCCCCTGTCAAAACTAATAATGACACCTGTCCCGTTCTTGGATTCCCTCCTATGGAACATTTCAGCAGCTTCATCCCTCTCAGAAAAACCCTCCATAATGAG CAGGAAGTTGGAATAGGAGGGGAAACTTGCACACCAGCGTCACATATTCCTTCATCAAATCCTGTTGGAGTCTTCCATCACAACACTTCCATCATCCTTGACGACCTTATCTCCGCTAGATTCAtgactcctcctcctcctcctcagttCCACCAG CATGATAATAAAGTAGTAGGAGGAACCTCTGCTTCTGGTTTAGAGGAACTCATCATGGGCTGCACTTCAACTTCAACCACTCATAATATCACCAAA GAGGCATCAATGTCAAACACAAACCCACAAGAAGCTGAGTGGTTGAAGTACTCTTCTTATTGGGCTGACCCTCAGCCTCAGCCTCAGCCTCATCTTCATGG ggcGTGGCTTTTCGAGTCTCAACGGAAATAA
- the LOC107630204 gene encoding NAC domain-containing protein 73-like isoform X4, with amino-acid sequence MNKMDLIDAKLQEEHQLCASSLKQCPACGHKFEGSSGKKAEWEWVGLPAGVKFDPTDQELIEHLEAKVEAKRSHPLIDEFIPTIEGEDGICYTHPEKLPGVTRDGLSRHFFHRPSRAYTTGTRKRRKILQNDEAEAERGETRWHKTGKTRAVMLKGKQKGCKKILVLYTNFGKNRKPQKTNWVMHQYHLGLHEEEKDGELVVSKIFYQTQPRQCSWSSSSSSSSITAVAPPVKTNNDTCPVLGFPPMEHFSSFIPLRKTLHNEEVGIGGETCTPASHIPSSNPVGVFHHNTSIILDDLISARFMTPPPPPQFHQHDNKVVGGTSASGLEELIMGCTSTSTTHNITKEASMSNTNPQEAEWLKYSSYWADPQPQPQPHLHGAWLFESQRK; translated from the exons ATGAATAAGATGGATCTGATAGATGCGAAGCTGCAAGAAGAGCATCAATTGTGTGCATCATCGTTGAAACAGTGCCCCGCTTGTGGACATAAGTTTGAAGGCAGCAGCGGGAAGAAGGCGGAGTGGGAGTGGGTAGGTCTGCCAGCGGGAGTGAAGTTCGATCCAACAGACCAAGAACTGATAGAGCATCTAGAAGCAAAAGTAGAGGCAAAGAGATCGCACCCTTTGATCGATGAGTTCATTCCCACCATTGAAGGAGAAGATGGAATCTGTTACACCCATCCCGAGAAGCTCCCAGGTGTGACGAGGGATGGGTTGAGCAGACACTTCTTTCACAGGCCATCAAGGGCGTACACCACTGGAACACGGAAGAGAAGAAAGATTCTTCAAAACGATGAGGCGGAGGCCGAGAGAGGAGAGACACGGTGGCACAAGACCGGTAAGACAAGGGCCGTTATGCTCAAGGGAAAGCAGAAGGGGTGCAAGAAGATTCTGGTGTTGTACACCAACTTCGGCAAGAACAGGAAGCCCCAGAAGACCAACTGGGTCATGCATCAGTACCACCTCGGACTCCATGAAGAGGAGAAAGACGGGGAGCTCGTCGTCTCTAAGATTTTCTACCAAACTCAGCCGAGGCAATGCAgttggtcttcttcttcttcttcttcttcaattactGCTGTTGCTCCCCCTGTCAAAACTAATAATGACACCTGTCCCGTTCTTGGATTCCCTCCTATGGAACATTTCAGCAGCTTCATCCCTCTCAGAAAAACCCTCCATAATGAG GAAGTTGGAATAGGAGGGGAAACTTGCACACCAGCGTCACATATTCCTTCATCAAATCCTGTTGGAGTCTTCCATCACAACACTTCCATCATCCTTGACGACCTTATCTCCGCTAGATTCAtgactcctcctcctcctcctcagttCCACCAG CATGATAATAAAGTAGTAGGAGGAACCTCTGCTTCTGGTTTAGAGGAACTCATCATGGGCTGCACTTCAACTTCAACCACTCATAATATCACCAAA GAGGCATCAATGTCAAACACAAACCCACAAGAAGCTGAGTGGTTGAAGTACTCTTCTTATTGGGCTGACCCTCAGCCTCAGCCTCAGCCTCATCTTCATGG ggcGTGGCTTTTCGAGTCTCAACGGAAATAA
- the LOC107630204 gene encoding NAC domain-containing protein 73-like isoform X2 → MNKMDLIDAKLQEEHQLCASSLKQCPACGHKFEGSSGKKAEWEWVGLPAGVKFDPTDQELIEHLEAKVEAKRSHPLIDEFIPTIEGEDGICYTHPEKLPGVTRDGLSRHFFHRPSRAYTTGTRKRRKILQNDEAEAERGETRWHKTGKTRAVMLKGKQKGCKKILVLYTNFGKNRKPQKTNWVMHQYHLGLHEEEKDGELVVSKIFYQTQPRQCSWSSSSSSSSITAVAPPVKTNNDTCPVLGFPPMEHFSSFIPLRKTLHNEEVGIGGETCTPASHIPSSNPVGVFHHNTSIILDDLISARFMTPPPPPQFHQQHDNKVVGGTSASGLEELIMGCTSTSTTHNITKEASMSNTNPQEAEWLKYSSYWADPQPQPQPHLHGAWLFESQRK, encoded by the exons ATGAATAAGATGGATCTGATAGATGCGAAGCTGCAAGAAGAGCATCAATTGTGTGCATCATCGTTGAAACAGTGCCCCGCTTGTGGACATAAGTTTGAAGGCAGCAGCGGGAAGAAGGCGGAGTGGGAGTGGGTAGGTCTGCCAGCGGGAGTGAAGTTCGATCCAACAGACCAAGAACTGATAGAGCATCTAGAAGCAAAAGTAGAGGCAAAGAGATCGCACCCTTTGATCGATGAGTTCATTCCCACCATTGAAGGAGAAGATGGAATCTGTTACACCCATCCCGAGAAGCTCCCAGGTGTGACGAGGGATGGGTTGAGCAGACACTTCTTTCACAGGCCATCAAGGGCGTACACCACTGGAACACGGAAGAGAAGAAAGATTCTTCAAAACGATGAGGCGGAGGCCGAGAGAGGAGAGACACGGTGGCACAAGACCGGTAAGACAAGGGCCGTTATGCTCAAGGGAAAGCAGAAGGGGTGCAAGAAGATTCTGGTGTTGTACACCAACTTCGGCAAGAACAGGAAGCCCCAGAAGACCAACTGGGTCATGCATCAGTACCACCTCGGACTCCATGAAGAGGAGAAAGACGGGGAGCTCGTCGTCTCTAAGATTTTCTACCAAACTCAGCCGAGGCAATGCAgttggtcttcttcttcttcttcttcttcaattactGCTGTTGCTCCCCCTGTCAAAACTAATAATGACACCTGTCCCGTTCTTGGATTCCCTCCTATGGAACATTTCAGCAGCTTCATCCCTCTCAGAAAAACCCTCCATAATGAG GAAGTTGGAATAGGAGGGGAAACTTGCACACCAGCGTCACATATTCCTTCATCAAATCCTGTTGGAGTCTTCCATCACAACACTTCCATCATCCTTGACGACCTTATCTCCGCTAGATTCAtgactcctcctcctcctcctcagttCCACCAG CAGCATGATAATAAAGTAGTAGGAGGAACCTCTGCTTCTGGTTTAGAGGAACTCATCATGGGCTGCACTTCAACTTCAACCACTCATAATATCACCAAA GAGGCATCAATGTCAAACACAAACCCACAAGAAGCTGAGTGGTTGAAGTACTCTTCTTATTGGGCTGACCCTCAGCCTCAGCCTCAGCCTCATCTTCATGG ggcGTGGCTTTTCGAGTCTCAACGGAAATAA
- the LOC107630204 gene encoding NAC domain-containing protein 73-like isoform X5: MNKMDLIDAKLQEEHQLCASSLKQCPACGHKFEGSSGKKAEWEWVGLPAGVKFDPTDQELIEHLEAKVEAKRSHPLIDEFIPTIEGEDGICYTHPEKLPGVTRDGLSRHFFHRPSRAYTTGTRKRRKILQNDEAEAERGETRWHKTGKTRAVMLKGKQKGCKKILVLYTNFGKNRKPQKTNWVMHQYHLGLHEEEKDGELVVSKIFYQTQPRQCSWSSSSSSSSITAVAPPVKTNNDTCPVLGFPPMEHFSSFIPLRKTLHNEQEVGIGGETCTPASHIPSSNPVGVFHHNTSIILDDLISARFMTPPPPPQFHQQHDNKVVGGTSASGLEELIMGCTSTSTTHNITKEASMSNTNPQEAEWLKYSSYWADPQPQPQPHLHG, from the exons ATGAATAAGATGGATCTGATAGATGCGAAGCTGCAAGAAGAGCATCAATTGTGTGCATCATCGTTGAAACAGTGCCCCGCTTGTGGACATAAGTTTGAAGGCAGCAGCGGGAAGAAGGCGGAGTGGGAGTGGGTAGGTCTGCCAGCGGGAGTGAAGTTCGATCCAACAGACCAAGAACTGATAGAGCATCTAGAAGCAAAAGTAGAGGCAAAGAGATCGCACCCTTTGATCGATGAGTTCATTCCCACCATTGAAGGAGAAGATGGAATCTGTTACACCCATCCCGAGAAGCTCCCAGGTGTGACGAGGGATGGGTTGAGCAGACACTTCTTTCACAGGCCATCAAGGGCGTACACCACTGGAACACGGAAGAGAAGAAAGATTCTTCAAAACGATGAGGCGGAGGCCGAGAGAGGAGAGACACGGTGGCACAAGACCGGTAAGACAAGGGCCGTTATGCTCAAGGGAAAGCAGAAGGGGTGCAAGAAGATTCTGGTGTTGTACACCAACTTCGGCAAGAACAGGAAGCCCCAGAAGACCAACTGGGTCATGCATCAGTACCACCTCGGACTCCATGAAGAGGAGAAAGACGGGGAGCTCGTCGTCTCTAAGATTTTCTACCAAACTCAGCCGAGGCAATGCAgttggtcttcttcttcttcttcttcttcaattactGCTGTTGCTCCCCCTGTCAAAACTAATAATGACACCTGTCCCGTTCTTGGATTCCCTCCTATGGAACATTTCAGCAGCTTCATCCCTCTCAGAAAAACCCTCCATAATGAG CAGGAAGTTGGAATAGGAGGGGAAACTTGCACACCAGCGTCACATATTCCTTCATCAAATCCTGTTGGAGTCTTCCATCACAACACTTCCATCATCCTTGACGACCTTATCTCCGCTAGATTCAtgactcctcctcctcctcctcagttCCACCAG CAGCATGATAATAAAGTAGTAGGAGGAACCTCTGCTTCTGGTTTAGAGGAACTCATCATGGGCTGCACTTCAACTTCAACCACTCATAATATCACCAAA GAGGCATCAATGTCAAACACAAACCCACAAGAAGCTGAGTGGTTGAAGTACTCTTCTTATTGGGCTGACCCTCAGCCTCAGCCTCAGCCTCATCTTCATGGGTAA